A stretch of Canis lupus baileyi chromosome 7, mCanLup2.hap1, whole genome shotgun sequence DNA encodes these proteins:
- the CEP57L1 gene encoding centrosomal protein CEP57L1: MDSELMHSIVGSYLKPPERVFFPSFTQNNESSQTPHYANFEGTSPKILHSPNSQALMLALKTLQEKIHRLELERTQAEDNLNILSREAAEYKKALEKETNERNLAHQELIKQKKDITIQLSSAQSRCTLLEKQLEYTKRMVLNVEREKNMILEQQAQLQREKEQDHMKLQAKLEKLDVLEKECFKLTTTQKTAEDKIKHLEEKLKEEEHQRKLFQDKASELQTGLEINRILMSSVANPKSSKEKKKSLKKTRCLKERLPQQIYSKSGSLPIVAKKSSSASHSVNTSVQSLLQVTQHYGPHTHQKLTEPRCLYKPTRTTSQGKAEPSDSKHSISIGDNLSELLMAMQDELDQMNMKHEELLNQMKETESRSVCEDLECELEHLIKKMEIKGEQISKLIKHQENVRKLQQKVQQSKMSEASGIQREDNNLKGSKNIKNSSRKCLLTNSLQKNSNFHPVQVHNLQMKLRRDDIMWEQ; the protein is encoded by the exons ATGGATTCTGAATTAATGCATAGTATAGTCGGAAGCTATCTTAAACCTCCAGAAAGAGTGTTTTTTCCATCATTTACCCAGAATAATGAATCCTCTCAGACTCCCCACTATGCAAACTTCGAAGGTACCTCTCCTAAAATTCTTCATAGTCCAAATAGCCAAG ctCTTATGTTAGCCTTAAAAACTCTTCAGGAAAAGATTCATCGTTTAGAATTGGAGAGAACACAAGCTGAAGATAACCTAAACATTCTCTCCAGAGAAGCAGCAGAATATAAAAAGGCCttggagaaagaaacaaatgagagaaaTTTGGCACACCAGGAACTGATAAAGCAGAAAAAGG ATATTACTATACAGTTAAGCTCAGCCCAGTCTCGCTGTACTCTTCTAGAGAAGCAACTAGAATATACAAAGAGAATGGTTCTCAATGTAGAGCGAGAGAAGAATATGATCCTAGAACAACAG GCCCAGCttcaaagggaaaaagaacaagATCATATGAAGCTGCAAGCAAAACTTGAAAAGCTTGATGTCttagaaaaagaatgttttaaactTACAACAACTCAGAAAACTGCTGAG gacAAGATTAAACATTTAGAGGAAAAACTTAAGGAAGAAGAACATCAGCGTAAGCTATTTCAAGACAAAGCATCTGAA CTTCAAACTGGACTTGAAATCAATAGAATTTTAATGTCTTCAGTAGCAAATCCAAAAAGCTCCAAGGAGAAGAAGAAATCTTTGAAG AAAACTAGATGTTTAAAGGAACGACTACCTCAGCAAATTTATTCAAAGTCTGGATCACTGCCAATTGTGGCTAAAAAG TCTTCCAGTGCCAGCCATTCTGTGAATACAAGTGTGCAAAGCCTCCTGCAGGTAACACAACATTATGGGCCACATACCCATCAGAAACTTACTGAGCCTCGATGTCTCTACAAGCCTACTAGAACAACTTCCCAGGGTAAAGCTGAACCTTCTGACTCAAAACATTCCATTTCTATTGGTGACAATTTGTCTGAACTTTTGATGGCAATGCAGGATGAGCTGGACCAAATGAATAT GAAGCACGAAGAACTACTGAATCAAATGAAGGAAACTGAAAGTCGTTCAGTCTGTGAAGACCTAGAATGTGAACTAGAACATttaatcaagaaaatggaaattaaaggaGAACAGATTTCCAAACTGATAAAGCATCAAGAAAAT gtcCGTAAACTGCAGCAAAAAGTTCAACAGTCAAAGATGAGTGAAGCTTCAGGTATTCAGCGAGAAGATAACAACCTTAAAGGAtcaaagaacataaaaaatagttcCAGGAAATGTTTGCTAACTAACTCTCTTCAGAAGAACAGCAACTTTCATCCAGTACAAGTCCATAATCTTCAAATGAAATTGAGAAGAGATGATATCATGTGGGAACAGTAA